One stretch of Pseudomonadota bacterium DNA includes these proteins:
- a CDS encoding Hpt domain-containing protein — protein sequence MTQPPAGPTTTSTAGSSGSRPRPARRGAGVAWSHETVQWVKRELANSIVDAHALLERFAEDREALDLMRRFANLMHTAAGALRMVDIQGATLLVEEMEVVAEGIEQGTLLSADDGLDALTRSVVQLPAYVERVAAGERDIPLLLLPLLNDLRAVRGSPLLSESTLFILNIPAETMPEKFGGKASAEDISQVLRKLHPHFQLSLLGWLRGRDAERCLSRMNVVSESVIDLTRVSSLARLFWVVCAVIEALQDGGLPTGASIKRLMGQVERQLRRVVTAGEEDFEASPAEELLSNLLYYVARAGSTGERVGAVKQAFALRELLPENEELDSARADLGGPSAELMETVGEAIKTDLSRIKELLEQHLASGGSADSATLSENVEQFKKIGDTLRVLGLGDLSLRIEGQRDALEGLIETGQVDAEALLGVASALLEIEDALDDALESQSLSSSRDEEEGAGVTQEFQKVVAAVVRECNVSLGEIKEILARYSRDPRDRQDFERLGPLQRTVAAALHMLEKHEAATIARRLVTVVEGPLLNGSSPPADSDLDRLADALVGLEYYLETIGAGRPDPGYMLENAATCLDVLAPVEEAAPVTEAIAEAPPSAPGAADEMEAVRLTGAGVAVDPELLELFLEEAREEIESIDAYLPAWRDASDSREMIVALRRSFHTLKGSGRMVGAMDIGDFAWGVEHLLNGLLNKRFSATAELRAYIDEAALALPGFIACLEQGSAIDESLRAMIRRGAELGNLAVPAAASPPPVAPAAPEPPPQSEALEEVIEEASAPTPSDDQPAQDHDAQVGAVAETDEEPSLAPMADALEDNPDSLDSTTHLDEWDAATAAMRARRDPTESLPTLLELRDVAGDEELEDSGLMTSPGLEALPPPELDDAMREAIDSAVGQVGTLTTEACTSLGVAAVDPQLVEAWRSVERLASDASLEPLERLAESVWRYLERAALEALALPDAAAEVLGTAAVTAERWMEDPAELQAPDSIDALDDLLEQLYDLPEPDAAPQAVPDELVSTVSHEHTAPAASDEAADDGEHAPAYDDTLVEIFTEEAGELLEAADSSLQQWRQEAGDSAAAVAELKRVLHTLKGGARMAGITPIGDVSHELETLLIRAGEGEDATGDQQILDLAQSTVDSLQGMRDALVAREPLRGSAAALNRIRTAAGGGHETEADPEPQAPAQVSAQDDPTPQADVVAKGIARAAGEDAATTRAAPAAPRADLTKRRETIRVGADLLDSLLNDAGEISIFRSRMEQQVSSMGFNVAEFGQTVDRLRAQLRKLELETEAQILFRHQDDSSRERTNFDPLELDRYSLIQQLSRALAESVNDLGSLRDILSGMHHESENLLVQQARATGDLQAGLMRTRMVPFSRHTQRLTRIVRQTADELGKQAALRVDGGAGELDRQILERMLPPFEHMLRNAVVHGIESPSDRRNAGKAEQAQITISLRREGAEMVIAVADDGAGLDVDAIRERGLRQGLIHEDDQLSNRDLMQLIFRPGFSTASEITQAAGRGVGMDVVASEVRKLGGTLDFESEQGQGTRFEVRLPFTLAITQALLVEAGGEGYAIPLPAVEGILRLPTPEVERHLEESGPVYEYSGTRYRFSLLGNLLGNETAALPDTTTTPVILVRAGERSTALVVDALNGNREIVVKTAGPQIAAIRGIAGATVLGDGALRLILDVGALVRGGAVRAAQAEELPPAEHHKPLALVVDDSITVRRVTSRLLERNGVRVLTARDGIDAISVMEEYMPDVLLLDIEMPRMDGYELVAHMRKQDRLRTIPIVMITSRVGEKHRAHGLALGVNDYLGKPYQEAQLLSALEPFLNRSRVSGAGAGGGA from the coding sequence ATGACGCAGCCCCCGGCAGGGCCCACGACGACGAGCACCGCCGGCAGCAGCGGATCGCGTCCGCGGCCGGCACGCCGTGGGGCGGGAGTCGCCTGGTCTCACGAGACCGTGCAATGGGTGAAGCGCGAGCTGGCGAACAGTATCGTTGACGCCCACGCGCTCCTCGAGCGCTTCGCCGAGGACCGCGAGGCCCTCGATCTCATGCGCCGCTTCGCCAACCTCATGCACACGGCCGCTGGCGCCCTGCGCATGGTGGACATCCAGGGAGCCACCTTGCTGGTGGAGGAGATGGAGGTGGTGGCCGAGGGCATCGAGCAGGGCACCCTGCTCAGCGCCGACGACGGCCTCGACGCCCTCACCCGCTCGGTGGTTCAACTGCCCGCCTACGTCGAGCGCGTGGCCGCCGGCGAGCGGGATATTCCCCTGCTTCTCCTGCCCCTGCTGAACGACCTGCGTGCCGTGCGCGGCAGCCCCCTGCTCTCCGAGAGCACGCTGTTCATTCTCAACATTCCGGCCGAGACCATGCCGGAGAAGTTCGGCGGTAAGGCCAGCGCCGAAGACATCTCGCAGGTGCTGCGCAAGCTCCACCCGCACTTCCAGCTGTCTTTGCTCGGGTGGCTGCGTGGACGTGATGCCGAACGTTGTCTGAGCCGCATGAACGTGGTGTCGGAGAGCGTGATCGATCTGACCCGCGTGTCCTCCCTCGCCCGCTTGTTCTGGGTGGTGTGCGCGGTCATCGAGGCGCTGCAGGACGGTGGCTTACCCACCGGTGCGTCGATCAAGCGACTCATGGGGCAGGTCGAGCGCCAGCTACGCCGCGTGGTCACGGCTGGCGAAGAGGATTTCGAAGCCTCTCCAGCGGAAGAACTGCTGAGCAACCTGCTCTACTACGTGGCGCGGGCCGGTTCGACCGGTGAGCGCGTCGGCGCAGTAAAGCAAGCCTTCGCCCTGCGTGAGCTGTTGCCGGAGAACGAGGAACTCGACTCGGCGCGCGCCGATCTCGGTGGGCCCAGTGCGGAGCTCATGGAGACCGTGGGCGAGGCGATCAAGACCGATCTCTCGCGTATCAAGGAGCTATTGGAGCAGCACCTCGCCAGCGGTGGCAGCGCCGACTCGGCGACCCTCAGCGAGAACGTCGAACAGTTCAAGAAGATCGGCGATACGCTGCGCGTGCTCGGTCTGGGTGACCTGTCCCTGCGTATCGAAGGGCAGCGTGACGCGCTCGAGGGATTGATCGAAACGGGGCAGGTGGATGCCGAGGCCCTGCTCGGCGTGGCTTCCGCCCTGCTCGAGATCGAAGATGCCCTGGACGATGCCCTGGAGTCGCAGTCGCTTTCCTCCAGCCGCGACGAGGAAGAAGGCGCCGGGGTTACTCAAGAATTTCAAAAGGTGGTGGCGGCGGTCGTCCGCGAGTGCAACGTCAGCCTCGGGGAGATCAAGGAGATCCTGGCCCGCTACTCGCGCGATCCGCGCGACCGGCAGGATTTCGAACGCCTCGGACCGCTTCAGCGCACGGTCGCGGCGGCCCTGCACATGCTCGAGAAGCACGAAGCTGCGACTATCGCCCGCCGCCTGGTCACCGTGGTGGAAGGGCCTCTCCTGAACGGTTCTTCGCCGCCGGCGGACAGCGACCTCGACCGCCTTGCCGACGCCTTGGTGGGTCTAGAGTATTACCTCGAGACCATCGGCGCCGGGCGGCCGGACCCGGGCTACATGCTGGAAAACGCCGCGACCTGTCTCGATGTGCTCGCGCCCGTCGAGGAGGCGGCGCCCGTCACCGAAGCGATTGCGGAGGCGCCGCCGAGTGCGCCGGGCGCCGCTGACGAAATGGAAGCTGTCCGGCTCACTGGCGCCGGTGTCGCCGTGGACCCAGAACTGCTGGAACTCTTCCTCGAAGAGGCCCGGGAGGAGATCGAGTCGATCGACGCGTACCTGCCGGCGTGGCGGGACGCCTCCGACAGCCGCGAGATGATCGTCGCCCTGCGCCGCTCCTTCCACACCTTGAAGGGCAGCGGCCGCATGGTCGGCGCCATGGACATCGGCGACTTCGCCTGGGGCGTCGAGCACCTTCTGAACGGATTGCTCAACAAGCGTTTCTCGGCTACCGCCGAGCTGCGTGCATACATCGATGAGGCGGCGCTCGCCTTACCTGGCTTCATTGCTTGCCTGGAGCAGGGGTCGGCGATCGACGAGTCGCTGCGAGCCATGATTCGGCGCGGCGCTGAGCTCGGTAACCTCGCCGTGCCCGCAGCCGCATCACCGCCGCCGGTAGCACCTGCGGCGCCTGAGCCGCCGCCGCAGAGCGAAGCGCTCGAGGAGGTGATCGAAGAAGCCTCCGCGCCGACCCCGAGCGACGATCAGCCCGCGCAGGACCACGACGCGCAGGTCGGTGCTGTCGCCGAGACGGACGAGGAACCCTCGCTCGCCCCGATGGCCGATGCGCTCGAGGACAATCCCGACAGCCTGGACTCGACCACCCATCTCGACGAGTGGGACGCGGCGACCGCCGCGATGCGCGCGCGCCGCGACCCCACGGAGAGCCTGCCCACGCTGCTCGAACTGCGCGATGTGGCCGGCGATGAGGAATTGGAAGACTCGGGGCTCATGACCAGTCCCGGGTTGGAGGCGCTGCCGCCGCCTGAGCTCGACGATGCGATGCGCGAGGCGATCGACTCGGCGGTGGGGCAGGTAGGTACGCTCACGACCGAGGCGTGCACGAGTCTCGGGGTGGCGGCGGTCGATCCACAGCTGGTCGAGGCGTGGAGAAGCGTGGAACGCCTGGCGAGCGATGCGAGCCTGGAGCCCCTCGAGCGGCTGGCCGAAAGCGTGTGGCGCTACCTGGAGCGGGCCGCCCTGGAGGCATTGGCCCTGCCCGATGCCGCTGCCGAAGTGCTGGGTACTGCGGCGGTTACGGCCGAACGCTGGATGGAAGATCCGGCGGAGCTTCAAGCGCCTGACTCGATCGACGCCCTGGACGATCTCCTGGAGCAGCTCTACGACCTGCCCGAACCGGACGCAGCGCCGCAGGCCGTACCTGACGAGCTGGTCAGCACCGTCAGCCACGAGCACACCGCGCCAGCGGCGAGCGACGAGGCAGCGGACGACGGGGAGCACGCACCCGCCTACGACGACACGCTCGTCGAGATCTTCACCGAGGAAGCGGGGGAGTTGCTCGAGGCCGCGGACAGCAGCCTCCAGCAATGGCGCCAGGAGGCGGGTGACAGCGCTGCGGCCGTCGCCGAACTCAAGCGCGTGCTGCACACCCTCAAGGGCGGCGCGCGCATGGCGGGCATCACGCCTATCGGCGACGTTAGTCACGAGCTCGAAACGCTCTTGATTCGCGCGGGTGAAGGCGAGGATGCGACCGGCGATCAGCAAATCCTGGATCTCGCCCAGAGCACCGTCGACAGTCTCCAGGGCATGCGCGACGCGTTGGTGGCACGCGAGCCCCTGCGCGGCTCCGCCGCGGCCCTGAATCGCATCCGCACGGCGGCCGGCGGCGGCCACGAGACTGAGGCGGATCCGGAGCCGCAGGCGCCCGCGCAGGTCAGCGCCCAAGACGACCCCACACCGCAGGCGGACGTGGTCGCCAAGGGCATCGCTCGGGCGGCTGGCGAAGACGCTGCCACAACTCGGGCTGCGCCGGCAGCGCCAAGGGCCGACCTGACCAAGCGCCGCGAGACGATTCGCGTGGGTGCAGATCTGCTGGATTCCCTGCTCAACGATGCCGGCGAGATCAGCATCTTCCGCTCCCGCATGGAACAGCAGGTCTCCTCCATGGGCTTCAACGTGGCGGAGTTCGGGCAGACGGTAGATCGCCTACGGGCTCAGCTGCGCAAGCTGGAGCTCGAGACGGAGGCGCAGATCCTCTTCCGCCACCAGGACGACAGCTCGCGTGAGCGCACCAACTTCGATCCCCTGGAGCTCGATCGCTACTCCCTGATCCAACAGCTCTCGCGCGCCCTGGCCGAGTCGGTGAACGATCTTGGCAGCTTGCGCGACATACTCTCCGGCATGCACCACGAGTCGGAGAACCTGCTGGTGCAGCAGGCTCGCGCCACCGGCGACCTGCAGGCAGGGCTGATGCGCACGCGCATGGTGCCCTTCTCTCGCCACACGCAGCGCCTCACGCGCATCGTGCGCCAAACGGCGGATGAACTCGGCAAGCAGGCAGCCCTGCGCGTGGACGGGGGCGCCGGCGAGCTCGATCGTCAGATCCTCGAGCGCATGCTGCCGCCCTTCGAACACATGCTTCGCAACGCCGTCGTGCACGGTATCGAGTCGCCGAGCGACCGCCGCAACGCCGGTAAGGCCGAGCAGGCGCAAATCACCATCAGCCTGCGCCGCGAGGGTGCGGAGATGGTGATCGCTGTGGCCGACGACGGCGCCGGCCTCGATGTCGACGCGATCCGCGAGCGCGGCCTGCGCCAGGGGCTCATTCACGAGGACGATCAGCTCAGCAATCGCGATCTGATGCAGCTGATCTTCCGCCCCGGTTTCAGCACCGCCTCCGAGATCACGCAGGCCGCGGGCCGCGGCGTGGGCATGGACGTGGTGGCGAGCGAGGTGCGCAAGCTCGGCGGCACCCTCGACTTCGAATCCGAGCAGGGCCAGGGCACCCGTTTCGAGGTGCGCTTGCCCTTCACCCTCGCGATCACCCAGGCCTTGCTGGTGGAAGCTGGCGGCGAGGGCTACGCCATTCCCCTGCCGGCGGTGGAAGGCATCCTGCGCCTGCCCACCCCCGAGGTGGAGCGGCACCTGGAAGAGTCCGGTCCGGTCTACGAGTACAGCGGCACCCGCTATCGCTTCTCCTTGCTAGGGAATTTGCTAGGTAACGAGACGGCAGCCCTGCCCGATACGACGACCACGCCGGTGATCCTGGTGCGCGCAGGCGAGCGCAGCACCGCTCTGGTGGTGGACGCCCTGAACGGCAACCGGGAGATCGTCGTGAAGACGGCGGGGCCACAGATCGCGGCGATCCGCGGTATCGCCGGCGCCACGGTGCTCGGCGATGGCGCGCTGCGCCTGATCCTGGACGTCGGCGCTCTCGTGCGTGGCGGTGCGGTTCGCGCGGCGCAGGCCGAAGAGCTTCCCCCGGCCGAGCACCACAAGCCCCTGGCGCTGGTGGTGGATGACTCGATCACCGTGCGGCGCGTGACCAGCCGTCTCCTCGAGCGCAACGGCGTGCGCGTGCTCACGGCGCGCGACGGCATCGATGCGATCTCCGTGATGGAGGAGTACATGCCGGACGTGCTGCTGCTGGACATCGAGATGCCGCGCATGGACGGCTACGAACTCGTCGCCCACATGCGCAAGCAGGATCGACTGCGGACCATCCCCATCGTGATGATCACCTCGCGCGTGGGTGAGAAGCACCGTGCCCACGGACTGGCCCTCGGGGTCAACGACTACCTTGGCAAGCCCTATCAGGAAGCTCAGCTGCTCTCGGCTCTCGAGCCGTTCTTGAATCGATCTCGCGTCAGCGGTGCCGGTGCCGGTGGAGGCGCCTAA
- a CDS encoding chemotaxis protein CheW, giving the protein MSNAHDLASDSGALYSLLVPLEQMRLIVPRDCVAEVVGWDAARHAHRDSRTPWLMGKLPWDDVDVPVISFEGLCGINVEPPAHRARVVVMRCLGDAFSPGYFGILTAGFPQLVRVSAEVLVADEQSNWPASAPVLCQLRMVGQSPVIPDLELLEHQLAETAA; this is encoded by the coding sequence ATGAGCAATGCCCACGATCTGGCGTCCGATAGCGGCGCCCTGTACAGCCTTCTCGTGCCCCTGGAGCAGATGCGCCTGATCGTGCCGCGCGATTGCGTGGCCGAGGTGGTGGGATGGGATGCGGCTCGCCATGCGCATCGCGACTCGCGCACGCCCTGGCTGATGGGCAAGCTCCCTTGGGATGACGTGGACGTTCCCGTCATCTCCTTCGAGGGGCTCTGTGGGATCAACGTGGAACCGCCCGCTCACCGGGCGCGCGTGGTGGTGATGCGTTGCCTGGGCGATGCCTTCTCGCCGGGCTACTTCGGCATCCTGACGGCGGGCTTTCCGCAACTGGTCCGCGTGAGCGCCGAGGTGCTGGTGGCGGACGAGCAAAGCAACTGGCCCGCGTCGGCGCCCGTACTCTGTCAGCTGCGCATGGTCGGTCAGTCGCCCGTCATTCCCGATCTGGAACTGCTAGAGCATCAGCTCGCCGAGACCGCTGCCTGA
- a CDS encoding sodium-dependent transporter, which translates to MSATATSSSSSAPAHEHFSSRLAFLLAAIGTAVGLGNLWKFPYTLGQSGGAAFVAMYLVAIVLIATPIMLSEMIIGRRTGLSPPQALRQLAGDRGGSAWAMLGWAGIVAVFIVLSFFSVVAGWSLAYLMKAVTGAFVDLSAQGAGQMFGDFLSRPAELVFWHALFMAVTGYTVSRGITGGIERALKLLMPALFVLLIFMVIYGMVAGDFPTAMNYLFVPRLEQVNFDVALDALGQAFFSVNVGIGSVLVYSAYLPANVHLPKAALIVAAGDTLVALLAGLAIFPIVFQYGIDPAEGPQLIFVALSTAFGQMAGGSVIGALFFLLVFVAALTSAIGMLELMTSRAEESPKLNRRTMAPLLAAAAFVFGLLTVFSFNVLGNFHPLAFIPRFEGKTIFDLLDFSVTNVIMPLGGMLYALFAGWWISSAITSAELELPTFWYRLWQLFTRFVAPIAIGLVFVFSLGG; encoded by the coding sequence ATGTCAGCGACCGCCACCAGCAGCAGCAGCAGCGCCCCTGCCCACGAGCACTTCAGTTCCCGCCTCGCCTTCTTGCTGGCCGCTATCGGCACGGCCGTTGGCCTGGGGAACCTATGGAAGTTCCCCTACACCCTGGGGCAGAGCGGCGGCGCCGCCTTCGTCGCCATGTACCTGGTGGCCATCGTGCTCATCGCCACCCCGATCATGCTCAGCGAGATGATCATCGGACGCCGCACGGGGCTGTCGCCGCCCCAGGCCCTGCGCCAGTTGGCCGGCGACCGCGGCGGCAGCGCCTGGGCCATGCTCGGCTGGGCCGGGATCGTCGCCGTTTTCATCGTACTGAGCTTCTTCAGTGTGGTGGCAGGCTGGTCCCTGGCTTACCTAATGAAAGCAGTGACTGGCGCCTTCGTCGATCTGTCCGCCCAGGGCGCGGGGCAGATGTTCGGCGACTTCCTGTCCCGGCCGGCGGAGCTGGTGTTCTGGCACGCCCTGTTCATGGCCGTCACCGGCTACACGGTATCGCGAGGCATCACCGGCGGCATCGAGCGCGCCCTCAAGCTCCTGATGCCGGCGCTGTTCGTGCTGCTGATCTTCATGGTGATCTACGGCATGGTGGCGGGCGACTTCCCCACCGCCATGAACTACCTGTTCGTGCCGCGCCTGGAGCAGGTCAACTTCGACGTGGCCCTCGACGCGCTGGGGCAGGCCTTCTTCTCGGTCAACGTAGGCATCGGGTCGGTGCTCGTCTACTCCGCGTACCTGCCCGCCAACGTTCACCTGCCCAAGGCCGCCCTGATCGTGGCGGCGGGCGATACCTTGGTTGCCCTGCTCGCCGGCCTCGCCATCTTCCCGATCGTCTTCCAGTACGGCATCGACCCTGCCGAGGGGCCGCAACTCATCTTCGTGGCCCTCTCCACCGCCTTCGGTCAGATGGCGGGTGGCTCGGTGATCGGCGCCCTGTTCTTCCTGCTCGTCTTCGTCGCGGCCCTCACCTCGGCCATCGGCATGCTCGAACTCATGACCTCGCGCGCGGAGGAGTCGCCGAAGCTGAACCGACGCACGATGGCCCCGCTACTGGCAGCTGCCGCGTTCGTGTTCGGCCTGCTGACCGTCTTCTCCTTCAACGTGCTGGGCAACTTCCACCCCCTCGCGTTCATCCCGCGCTTCGAAGGAAAGACGATCTTCGATCTATTGGATTTCTCGGTGACCAACGTGATCATGCCCCTGGGCGGCATGCTCTACGCGCTGTTCGCCGGTTGGTGGATCTCGAGCGCGATCACCAGTGCTGAACTGGAGCTACCGACCTTCTGGTACCGGCTCTGGCAGTTGTTCACGCGCTTCGTCGCGCCGATCGCGATCGGGTTGGTGTTCGTCTTCAGCCTGGGGGGCTAG